Proteins co-encoded in one Brassica oleracea var. oleracea cultivar TO1000 chromosome C4, BOL, whole genome shotgun sequence genomic window:
- the LOC106338797 gene encoding uncharacterized protein LOC106338797, producing the protein MVDQQIDDFIDSVIANDPKRRVYIERDKEQGHNQLWHDYFSENPTYPPEMFRRRFRMNKPLFLRIVERLNNEVPYFQQRINGHGRCGLFALQKCTSAIRMLAYGQAGDANDEYLRLAATTALLCLEYFTEAIIQLFGDEYLRRPTPEDLQRLLDAGEARGFPGMIGSIDCMHWEWKNCPTAWKGQYTRSSGKPTIVLEAVESQDLRI; encoded by the coding sequence ATGGTCGACCAACAAATTGATGATTTCATCGACTCTGTTATAGCGAACGACCCGAAGAGACGAGTGTATATCGAAAGAGATAAGGAACAAGGACACAATCAACTATGGCACGACTATTTTAGTGAAAATCCAACATACCCACCCGAAATGTTTAGGCGGCGTTTTCGAATGAACAAACCTTTGTTCCTTCGCATTGTCGAACGCCTAAATAATGAAGTTCCATACTTTCAGCAACGAATAAATGGTCACGGAAGGTGCGGCCTATTTGCACTTCAAAAATGCACTTCAGCAATACGAATGTTGGCATATGGTCAAGCCGGAGATGCGAATGACGAATATCTCCGACTTGCGGCAACTACTGCACTTTTATGTTTGGAATATTTCACGGAAGCGATAATACAATTGTTTGGAGATGAGTATCTAAGAAGACCTACACCAGAAGATCTTCAAAGACTACTTGACGCTGGAGAGGCACGCGGGTTTCCGGGGATGATAGGCAGCATCGATTGTATGCATTGGGAGTGGAAAAACTGCCCAACGGCTTGGAAAGGTCAGTACACACGTTCTTCAGGAAAGCCGACAATTGTCTTAGAAGCTGTGGAATCACAAGATCTTCGGATATGA
- the LOC106338796 gene encoding glutathione S-transferase T3-like, whose translation MDPFTINSPGFTLLLASQSSPTMDCSFAEAVGNSLGLVKPVRIEDYFNSSAQLTGSVAREWSQCKQRWGRVNEQVCKFVGSYEAALKEQSSGQNENDVMKASHDIFFNDYHVKFTMEHCWRVLRYDQKWKSYSKSRDGAKEKRKENEEVMPEEEVRPAGVKAAKASKRKRHGNEAAFDQTESILYARKKISQQKLLDRLLSKNETDLSPN comes from the exons ATGGATCCCTTTACCATAAACTCTCCCGGGTTTACTTTGCTCTTAGCTTCGCAGAGCAGTCCAACAATGGACTGCAGCTTTGCTGAGGCAGTAGGCAACTCTCTCGGGTTAGTGAAACCGGTG AGAATTGAGGACTACTTCAATTCAAGCGCTCAGCTCACTGGCTCCGTTGCTAGAGAGTGGAGTCAGTGTAAGCAGAGGTGGGGAAGGGTGAACGAGCAGGTGTGCAAGTTTGTGGGGAGTTATGAGGCGGCTTTGAAGGAGCAATCTAGTGGTCAAAATGAGAATGATGTCATGAAGGCTTCCCATGACATCTTCTTTAATGATTACCATGTGAAGTTCACCATGGAACACTGTTGGAGGGTACTGAGATATGATCAGAAATGGAAGTCATACTCGAAGTCCAGAGATGGCGCGAAGGAGAAAAGGAAGGAGAATGAAGAGGTGATGCCTGAGGAGGAGGTTAGACCGGCGGGTGTAAAGGCTGCGAAAGCAAGCAAACGCAAGCGGCACGGGAATGAAGCTGCTTTCGATCAAACAGAGAGCATCCTATATGCGAGAAAGAAAATTTCCCAACAGAAACTCCTTGATCGTCTCCTTTCCAAAAATGAGACTGATCTATCTCCAAACTAA
- the LOC106338799 gene encoding heat stress transcription factor A-4a-like — MSRKLSTGSSSSFYVQLYQIVDDCSWDQIISWSKSNTNSFIVWDMKKLRSDILLKSSSVLGKNVTEFIAKLRSHGFRSVAKGPGELEFSHDEFSRGPLMKKKMMVKALSESIERFDAQLKALKSRLKAKKASLKVENLFQNLRI; from the coding sequence ATGAGTCGCAAACTCTCAACGGGATCTTCTTCTTCATTCTACGTCCAGTTATATCAGATTGTGGACGATTGTTCGTGGGATCAGATCATCTCGTGGAGCAAAAGCAATACTAACAGTTTCATCGTCTGGGACATGAAAAAGCTCCGCAGCGACATTCTTCTCAAATCATCCTCTGTTTTGGGCAAAAACGTGACGGAGTTTATCGCAAAGCTTCGCTCTCATGGCTTTAGAAGTGTCGCCAAGGGCCCTGGGGAGTTGGAGTTCTCGCATGATGAATTCTCGAGAGGCCCTCTGATGAAGAAGAAGATGATGGTCAAAGCCTTGTCGGAGAGTATAGAGAGGTTCGATGCTCAACTCAAAGCGTTGAAGTCTAGACTCAAAGCCAAGAAAGCTTCCCTCAAAGTTGAGAATCTCTTTCAAAACCTACGTATCTGA
- the LOC106339464 gene encoding uncharacterized protein YtfP: MKLKLANPLWVPVKALLCRTTTTRRRNHFTATAINSLGEKKDEVLVVVGGGAAGVYGAIRAKTLSPELRVLVIEKGRFLSKVKISGGGRCNVTNGHCTDTIRLAENYPRGNKELKGSFFYTHGPADTMSWFSERGVPLKTEDDGRVFPVSDNSSSVVDCLLHEATIRGVRLERGKSVLSASTQPDGKFLVKVGKRTADVSESIQASYLLIATGSSPQGHSLATQFGHSIVDPVPSLFTFKINDPLLAELAGISFSKVQAKLKLEHPCPDMSKLVQVGPMLVTHWGLSGPVILRLSAWGARHLFTSEYKGLLIVDFIPDINIETAKSLLKQHKLQFPKNKVSNTFPPQFGLVNRFWRYTLDREGSSKDTLWASLSNNSLSSISDLLKHCTFQVTGKGQYKDEFVTAGGVPLSEISLKTMESRLVPNLFFAGEVLNVDGVTGGFNFQNAWSGGYIAGTHIGKLASNISSTERKVVGL; the protein is encoded by the exons ATGAAGTTGAAATTAGCAAATCCTTTATGGGTTCCTGTAAAAGCTTTGTTATGTAGAACAACCACCACGAGGAGGAGGAATCATTTCACTGCCACTGCCATAAACAGTTTAGGCGAAAAGAAAGATGAGGTTTTGGTAGTTGTTGGTGGTGGAGCAGCTGGAGTTTATGGAGCTATTAGGGCTAAGACTCTCTCACCTGAACTGAGAGTTTTGGTTATCGAGAAAGGGAGGTTTCTTTCCAAG GTGAAGATTTCTGGTGGTGGTCGATGCAATGTGACAAATGGGCATTGCACAGATACGATT AGGTTAGCGGAGAATTATCCACGTGGTAATAAAGAGCTTAAAGGTTCTTTCTTTTACACACATGGACCTGCTGATACCATGTCATGGTTTTCTGAGCGTGGAGTGCCACTAAAG ACTGAAGACGATGGAAGAGTATTCCCTGTGAGCGATAACTCATCTTCCGTAGTTGATTGTCTCTTACACGAAGCTACTATTAGAGGAG TTAGGCTTGAGAGAGGAAAGTCTGTGTTAAGTGCTTCTACTCAACCCGATGGGAAGTTCCTTGTTAAAGTTGGGAAGCGAACTGCTGACGTTTCTGAATCTATCCAAGCTTCGTATCTTCTTATTGCTACTGGAAGTAGCCCACAG GGTCACTCCTTAGCCACTCAGTTTGGTCATTCCATTGTCGATCCAGTACCGAGTTTATTCACTTTTAAGATCAATGATCCGTTGCTTGCTGAGTTAGCAGGA ATTAGTTTCTCCAAAGTCCAAGCCAAACTGAAACTCGAGCACCCATGCCCGGATATGTCAAAGCTCGTGCAG GTTGGTCCAATGCTTGTGACACATTGGGGACTTAGTGGACCGGTTATTCTCCGTCTCTCTGCATGGGGTGCACGCCATCTCTTCACTTCAGAGTACAAAG GGCTTCTAATTGTTGACTTCATACCCGATATTAACATTGAAACTGCTAAATCTCTACTCAAACAACACAAGCTGCAGTTCCCA AAGAATAAGGTATCCAATACTTTTCCTCCTCAATTCGGTCTTGTCAATAGATTCTGGAGATACACTCTAGACCGCGAG GGTTCTTCAAAAGACACTTTGTGGGCTTCCCTGTCAAATAACTCCTTGAGCTCCATCTCTGATCTTCTTAAGCATTGTACATTTCAAGTCACTGGAAAG GGTCAATACAAGGATGAGTTTGTGACAGCAGGAGGAGTTCCTTTATCCGAG ATTTCTTTGAAGACAATGGAGAGCAGATTGGTTCCTAATCTTTTCTTTGCAGGAGAG GTACTAAATGTAGATGGAGTTACAGGAGGTTTCAATTTTCAG AATGCTTGGTCAGGTGGATATATCGCTGGCACCCACATCGGCAAATTAGCAAGTAACATAAGTTCTACAGAAAGAAAAGTAGTCGGATTATAG
- the LOC106338798 gene encoding agamous-like MADS-box protein AGL93 gives MRSPRPSSCSESSSSSSSSSTYSLAPTSLNSRLLTIFKKAQELTTLSDIEACVIHYGPDGELRTWPENRDIVRDLALRYIQLDEAKRRKKNVNLYEFLNKNKDKKKMANNFKKKAKKNVEELKYPISDHYSPDEINQLIHSLELSYSTLQERRRFLAAKKHNESLNPSQFTPYHKSLG, from the coding sequence ATGCGATCACCTCGTCCTTCCTCTTGTTCCGAGTCCTCTTCTTCTTCTTCTTCATCTTCTACTTATTCACTTGCTCCAACAAGTTTGAACAGCAGACTCTTGACGATATTCAAGAAAGCCCAAGAGCTTACTACTCTCTCTGATATCGAAGCCTGCGTCATTCATTACGGACCTGACGGAGAACTGAGGACATGGCCTGAGAACAGAGACATAGTTAGAGACTTGGCTCTCCGCTACATCCAGTTGGACGAAGCCAAGAGGCGCAAGAAAAACGTCAATCTTTACGAGTTCCTCAACAAGAATAAGGATAAGAAGAAGATGGCCAACAATTTCAAGAAGAAGGCGAAGAAGAATGTTGAAGAATTAAAGTATCCAATCTCTGATCACTACTCTCCCGACGAAATCAACCAACTGATTCACTCCTTGGAACTAAGTTACTCTACGTTGCAAGAACGGCGCCGTTTCCTTGCGGCAAAGAAACATAACGAATCTTTGAACCCTAGCCAGTTCACACCGTACCACAAGAGTCTAGGTTGA
- the LOC106339412 gene encoding plant cysteine oxidase 2: protein MGAGTVVRDRVRKDLSEISNKTNIPATKPIVSSSPEIRSNSRKKIQRRSKKAVISPVQKLFETCKKVFANGKSGAVPSQEHINMLRAVLDEIKPEDVDVSPKMPCFRSKSNGRPPVTYLHIYKCHSFSMGIFCLPPSGVIPLHNHPEMTVFSKLLFGTMHIKSYDWVADSPQPSSDTRLAKVKVDSDFTAPCDTSILYPADGGNMHCFTAKTACAVLDVLGPPYSDPAGRHCTYYFDHPFSSFSGDGVEVGEEVKHKYEWLKEREEEPEDLTVMAMMYSGPIIKE, encoded by the exons ATGGGAGCTGGTACAGTTGTGAGAGATCGAGTACGGAAAGATCTCTCTGAGATTTCCAACAAAACGAATATTCCGGCGACGAAACCCATCGTTTCTTCCTCTCCGGAGATTCGTTCGAACTCACGGAAGAAGATCCAACGGCGGAGCAAGAAAGCTGTGATCTCTCCGGTGCAGAAGCTCTTCGAAACTTGCAAGAAAGTATTCGCTAATGGCAAATCCGGAGCCGTCCCGTCCCAAGAACACATTAACATGCTTCGAGCCGTTCTGG ACGAAATCAAGCCTGAAGATGTTGATGTGAGCCCTAAGATGCCGTGTTTTCGATCTAAATCGAACGGACGGCCTCCAGTGACGTATCTCCACATCTACAAATGTCATAGCTTCTCG ATGGGCATTTTCTGTTTACCACCGTCTGGTGTAATCCCACTTCACAATCACCCGGAGATGACTGTGTTTAGTAAGCTCTTGTTTGGTACAATGCACATCAAATCCTATGATTGGGTCGCTGATTCTCCCC AGCCGAGTTCGGATACTCGTTTGGCGAAAGTGAAAGTGGATTCAGACTTCACGGCACCTTGTGACACTTCTATACTCTACCCTGCCGATGGAGGGAATATGCATTGCTTCACCGCGAAAACTGCTTGTGCGGTTCTTGATGTTCTTGGTCCTCCATACTCCGATCCTGCAGGACGTCACTGTACGTACTACTTCGATCATCCATTCTCAAGCTTCTCAG GTGATGGAGTTGAGGTTGGGGAGGAGGTGAAACACAAGTATGAGTGGTTGAAGGAGAGGGAAGAGGAGCCTGAGGATTTGACTGTTATGGCGATGATGTATAGTGGACCAATCATCAAAGAATGA
- the LOC106336703 gene encoding GTPase Der yields MSQSLIRAISSRKNQLGFGFFSRFSNSRHFHSQWPITTPKCSTHSSLGSFVTGSRRFSGNLIPELNHTCLVRQTNGFCSVSLNEVSDSNLVNEGDNIDIEDVGALDKKKPVVVYKKPIDFTKIDAKLLPTVMIIGRPNVGKSALYNRLIRRREALVYNTPDDHVTRDIREGIAKLGDLRFNVLDSAGIETEVSSGTILGRTTSMTANVLVRTQFAVLIIDVRAGLHPLDLEVGKWLRKHAPQIKPIVVMNKSESIGESLAEVASEALALGFGEPTAISAETGLGMTALYEVLHPLLEDYMVLTLNDRCSQNDVTSDENLSEEDESKLPLQLAIVGRPNVGKSTLLNALLEEERVLVGPEAGLTRDAVRVQFEFQGRTVYMVDTAGWLERTERDKGPASLSIMQSRKSLMRAHIVALVLDAEEIIKSQRSMTHSEVVIARRAVEEGRGLVVIVNKMDCLRGKQNSEMYKKIKEAVPIEVQTVIPQITGIPVVFISALEGRGRLQVMNEVIGTYERWCSRLSTGRLNRWLIKVMSRHSWKDFASQPKIKFFTQVKARPPTFVAFLTGKTQLLESDIRFLTKSLKDDFDLGGTPIRIIQRSVLRTSPSGKSSGGSTSSSGGRARQRTTADKRTVSV; encoded by the exons ATGTCTCAGTCACTGATTCGAGCAATCTCATCTCGCAAGAACCAATTGGGTTTTGGGTTCTTCTCCAGATTCTCTAATTCGCGCCACTTTCACTCCCAATGGCCAATCACTACTCCCAAATGCTCCACACATTCATCTTTAG GAAGTTTTGTTACCGGTTCTAGACGGTTTTCCGGTAACTTGATCCCTGAGCTGAATCACACTTGCTTAGTCCGACAGACAAATGGGTTTTGTTCGGTCTCTTTGAACGAAGTATCTGACTCAAATCTTGTTAATGAGGGAGATAACATCGATATAGAGGATGTTGGAGCTTTGGATAAGAAGAAGCCAGTGGTTGTTTACAAGAAACCTATTGACTTCACCAAAATCGACGCCAAGCTACTTCCCACTGTGATGATCATTGGCCGACCAAACGTTGGCAAATCTGCCTTGTACAACCG ATTGATTCGGAGGAGGGAGGCTTTAGTTTACAACACTCCAGATGATCATGTCACTAGGGATATAAGAGAAGGGATTGCCAAGTTGGGTGACTTGAGGTTCAATGTTTTGGACTCTGCTGGTATTGAGACCGAAGTTTCTTCTGGTACTATTCTTGGTCGAACCACATCTATGACCGCTAATGTTCTTGTAAGGACTCAGTTTGCAGTTCTTATTATCGACGTTAG GGCGGGTTTGCATCCACTGGATTTAGAAGTTGGTAAATGGCTGAGAAAGCATGCTCCACAGATTAAGCCTATAGTAGTAATGAACAAATCGGAGTCTATAGGTGAATCTCTTGCTGAAGTTGCTTCTGAGGCTCTTGCGCTTGGATTTGGTGAGCCGACTGCTATCTCGGCCGAGACAGGACTTGGGATGACAGCACTTTACGAAGTTCTCCATCCTTTACTAGAGGATTACATGGTCCTAACCTTAAACG ATAGATGCAGTCAAAATGATGTTACAAGTGATGAGAATCTCTCTGAAGAAGACGAGTCCAAGTTGCCGCTGCAGTTAGCTATTGTGGGCAGGCCTAACGTTGGGAAATCAACATTGCTAAATGCATTGTTGGAAGAAGAGCGTGTGTTGGTGGGTCCAGAAGCTGGTCTCACTAGGGATGCTGTGAGAGTTCAGTTCGAGTTTCAGGGCAGGACCGTCTATATG GTTGACACTGCTGGTTGGTTGGAGAGAACAGAGCGAGACAAAGGACCAGCTTCTTTAAGTATAATGCAATCAAGAAAGAGTTTGATGCGTGCACATATAGTCGCTTTAGTTCTCGATGCTGAAGAG ATCATCAAATCTCAACGCAGTATGACACATTCAGAAGTAGTTATAGCCAGACGGGCTGTAGAAGAAGGACGTGGTTTAGTCGTTATCGTTAACAAAATGGATTGTCTAAGAGGGAAACAAAACTCTGAGATGTACAAGAAAATCAAAGAAGCTGTTCCAATTGAAGTTCAGACAGTTATCCCCCAG ATAACAGGAATCCCGGTTGTGTTTATCTCTGCACTAGAGGGAAGAGGACGTCTACAAGTAATGAACGAAGTCATTGGCACATACGAGAGATGGTGTTCAAGACTTTCCACTGGTCGCCTCAACCGCTGGTTAATTAAG GTAATGAGCCGACATTCTTGGAAAGACTTTGCTTCGCAGCCAAAGATCAAGTTCTTCACTCAGGTGAAAGCTCGACCGCCAACTTTTGTGGCGTTTCTGACCGGTAAAACGCAGTTACTGGAGAGCGACATAAGGTTCTTGACTAAATCATTGAAAGATGACTTCGATTTAGGAGGGACTCCTATTCGAATCATACAACGGTCTGTTCTTCGGACTAGTCCCTCTGGTAAAAGCAGCGGTGGAAGCACAAGTAGCTCTGGTGGGAGGGCAAGGCAAAGAACCACCGCAGACAAACGGACCGTTTCGGTTTAA
- the LOC106338795 gene encoding heat stress transcription factor A-4a-like: protein MISKLSTSSFYIQLYQIIEDRSSDQIISWSKSNNNSFVVWDLKKLRSNILPKSSSVLGKNVTEFIAKLRSHGFTTVGKGPGELEFSHDDFSRSPVMKKMMAKALSERIEKFDAQIKAMKCRLKAKRKLPSKLRLSFKT from the coding sequence ATGATTAGCAAACTCTCAACGTCTTCGTTCTACATCCAGTTATATCAGATCATCGAGGATCGCTCGTCGGATCAGATCATCTCGTGGAGCAAAAGCAACAACAACAGTTTCGTCGTGTGGGACTTGAAAAAGCTCCGCAGCAACATTCTTCCCAAATCATCCTCTGTTTTGGGCAAAAACGTGACTGAGTTTATCGCAAAGCTTCGCTCTCATGGCTTCACAACAGTCGGCAAGGGCCCTGGGGAGTTGGAATTCTCACACGATGATTTCTCGAGAAGCCCTGTGATGAAGAAGATGATGGCCAAAGCCTTGTCGGAGAGGATTGAAAAGTTTGATGCTCAGATCAAGGCCATGAAGTGTAGGCTCAAAGCTAAACGAAAGCTTCCCTCAAAGTTGAGACTCTCTTTCAAAACCTAA
- the LOC106340932 gene encoding polygalacturonase QRT2 codes for MDFFMLLTYLFSLFHNNQTGPSHSSPDVNSKIFNVFNYGAIGNGYADDTKAFMDAWEDTCNYIGSKSTMEIPQGRTFLLQPIGFHGPCKSKKIVFSISGNLTAPYAPYQWKCNEDYCHQWIEFAHINGLYIDGPGTIDGQGPKWWSLNCKKYEQACHRRPRGMVISHSSNVHISNIVVKDSPNFQMSLEDSKWIFVKQLTITADGDSPNTDGIHIQRCRNVFVHNSNIHTGDDCISIGDGSKYVNISGISCGPGHGISIGSLGRNGSKETVENVIVRDCIFRKTDNGVRIKTWQGGRGLVRNILFERIKLHGVTRPIIIDQFYCPHSQCNNHTDAVEIKNIMYKHIHGTAVKKPFVELLCSKSVPCRDIYMNDIDILDQDEGKGKKYHKRSSHPPAECINVRGESNGAIKPKLACLDSERH; via the exons ATGGATTTTTTTATGCTCTTAACATATCTTTTTTCTCTCTTCCACAATAATCAAACAGGTCCTTCTCATTCTTCTCCTGATGTTAACAGTAAAATTTTCAATGTTTTTAATTATGGAGCAATAGGAAATGGATATGCAGACGATACTAAG GCATTCATGGATGCATGGGAAGACACATGCAATTACATTGGATCTAAATCAACCATGGAGATTCCTCAAGGAAGAACATTTCTTCTTCAGCCAATCGGGTTTCATGGTCCTTGTAAATCCAAGAAAATCGTTTTTTCG ATCAGTGGAAACCTAACTGCTCCTTATGCTCCATATCAATGGAAATGCAATGAAGATTACTGTCATCAGTGGATCGAATTTGCACATATTAATGGACTTTATATCGATGGTCCTGGTACGATTGATGGCCAAGGACCCAAATGGTGGTCGCTAAATTGCAAAAAGTATGAACAA GCATGCCACAGAAGACCACGG GGTATGGTTATATCACATTCGAGTAATGTGCATATAAGTAACATTGTGGTTAAAGACAGTCCAAATTTTCAAATGTCATTGGAAGATTCTAAATGGATTTTCGTTAAGCAACTCACCATAACCGCCGATGGTGATAGCCCTAATACTGATGGCATTCACATTCAACGTTGTCGGAATGTCTTCGTACACAATAGTAACATTCATACAG GTGATGATTGTATATCTATTGGTGATGGTTCAAAGTACGTTAATATATCAGGAATCTCGTGTGGTCCGGGTCATGGGATAAG CATCGGAAGCTTAGGTCGAAATGGTTCTAAAGAAACAGTGGAAAACGTCATCGTTCGAGACTGTATCTTCAGGAAAACAGATAATGGAGTTAGAATCAAGACATGGCAG GGAGGAAGAGGACTAGTTCGAAACATTTTATTTGAACGTATAAAGCTACATGGTGTAACCCGACCTATCATCATCGATCAGTTTTACTGTCCTCACTCACAATGCAATAACCAT ACCGATGCTGTGGAGATCAAGAATATAATGTACAAGCACATACATGGAACAGCAGTGAAGAAACCGTTTGTGGAACTACTATGCAGCAAATCAGTTCCATGCAGAGATATATACATGAACGATATAGACATTCTTGACCAAGACGAAGGAAAAGGAAAGAAATATCACAAACGATCGTCACATCCTCCTGCTGAATGCATCAATGTTAGAGGAGAGTCTAATGGTGCGATAAAGCCTAAGCTAGCTTGTTTAGATTCCGAAAGACATTGA